The Shewanella sp. KX20019 genome window below encodes:
- the dnaG gene encoding DNA primase, whose amino-acid sequence MAIPRDFINELVARTDIVDLIDPKVPLKKAGKNHSACCPFHSEKSPSFTVSRDKQFYHCFGCGAHGNVIDFVMEYDRLDFVDAIEELAGQLGLEVPQEQGTGKPRDQELSRDLYQLMEESSLFFQSQLRQHNDKQKVLDYLSHRGLSKDVVEHFNIGFAPDGWDGLLSRYRQNQDSQNKLLTAGMVIENDSGKRYDRFRDRLMFPIRDRRGRVIGFGGRVLGEGTPKYLNSPETPIFHKGHELYGLYELKQRHRDPQQVLIVEGYMDVVALAQFDVDYAVASLGTSTTADQFQLLLRSAKEVICCYDGDKAGKEAAWRALETALPLLKPGNQVRFMFLPEGEDPDTLVRQIGKEKFEENIAQAMALPEFMFENLAKKFGKEDKSVLAKNAIKLIEKVQDTVLQSLLLEDLAHKLRMNGADELKRKFNFSTKTADKPKQHKALKGRGTPMRLAIALLVQHPRLGEKLPEQPALKHIQMAGIDLLTLVLDLTRGKVMSSAQLLEQFRGDNKFSTLKKLTQWDHQVADENLLRELKGTLVWLNNQYIEQRYQQLSLKQNHTKEERLQLKKLIAVIQKQA is encoded by the coding sequence ATGGCGATACCTCGTGATTTTATCAATGAGCTAGTAGCTCGCACCGACATTGTCGACTTAATCGACCCTAAAGTGCCCCTAAAGAAGGCGGGTAAAAATCACTCTGCCTGTTGTCCTTTTCATAGCGAAAAATCTCCCTCTTTCACCGTTAGCAGAGACAAGCAGTTTTATCATTGTTTTGGCTGCGGCGCACACGGAAATGTTATTGATTTTGTCATGGAATATGACCGACTCGACTTCGTGGATGCGATTGAAGAACTCGCCGGACAGCTAGGACTTGAAGTTCCTCAGGAACAAGGTACAGGTAAGCCTCGCGATCAAGAGTTAAGTCGCGATTTATACCAACTGATGGAGGAATCAAGTTTATTCTTCCAAAGTCAGCTAAGACAACACAATGACAAACAAAAAGTGCTCGATTATTTATCTCATCGAGGACTTTCAAAAGACGTAGTTGAACACTTTAATATTGGCTTTGCCCCCGATGGTTGGGATGGCCTGTTAAGCCGCTATCGTCAGAATCAAGATTCACAGAACAAACTGCTTACTGCCGGTATGGTCATTGAAAATGACAGTGGTAAGCGATATGACCGATTCCGCGACCGACTAATGTTCCCAATCAGGGATAGACGTGGACGAGTCATCGGCTTTGGTGGTCGAGTTTTAGGAGAAGGTACGCCAAAGTACTTGAATTCTCCAGAAACGCCCATATTTCATAAGGGCCATGAGCTCTACGGATTATATGAGCTAAAGCAGCGTCACCGTGATCCACAACAAGTACTCATTGTTGAAGGCTATATGGATGTGGTTGCACTGGCACAATTTGACGTTGATTATGCAGTAGCCTCATTAGGCACGTCGACAACGGCGGATCAATTTCAGTTATTGTTACGTAGTGCCAAAGAAGTGATCTGCTGTTACGACGGCGATAAAGCGGGTAAAGAGGCGGCTTGGCGTGCGCTTGAAACTGCGTTACCACTATTGAAACCAGGTAATCAGGTTCGCTTTATGTTCCTGCCTGAAGGCGAAGATCCAGACACGCTAGTTAGACAGATTGGTAAAGAGAAGTTCGAAGAAAATATAGCCCAAGCCATGGCGCTACCTGAGTTTATGTTTGAAAACTTGGCGAAAAAATTTGGCAAAGAAGACAAAAGTGTTTTGGCTAAAAATGCCATTAAACTTATAGAAAAAGTGCAAGACACTGTATTACAAAGTCTACTGCTTGAAGATTTGGCACACAAGCTAAGAATGAACGGTGCTGACGAGCTTAAACGGAAATTTAACTTTTCGACTAAGACGGCCGATAAGCCTAAACAGCACAAAGCGTTAAAAGGACGTGGCACCCCAATGAGATTAGCCATCGCATTGTTGGTACAACATCCACGCTTGGGTGAGAAATTACCAGAGCAACCAGCGCTAAAACATATACAGATGGCTGGCATTGATTTGCTAACCCTTGTATTAGATTTAACTCGCGGCAAAGTCATGAGCAGCGCACAACTACTTGAACAGTTCAGGGGCGATAATAAATTCAGCACCCTAAAAAAACTGACCCAATGGGATCATCAAGTGGCGGACGAAAACTTGCTCCGAGAGTTAAAAGGTACACTCGTGTGGCTAAATAACCAGTATATTGAGCAACGTTATCAACAGCTGAGTTTAAAACAGAACCACACGAAAGAAGAACGGTTGCAGCTTAAAAAGCTAATCGCAGTGATCCAAAAGCAAGCTTAA
- a CDS encoding GatB/YqeY domain-containing protein: MSLIDQLKEQMKDAMRAKQKVRLGTIRMALAAVKQIEVDTRESLNDDQAIAVLTKMVKQRRDSIAQYEAAGRDELAQKEAEEIQVLEDFLPQPLTEEEIVALVDASILEMGASSMADMGKVMGSLKPKVMGRADMAAIGAMIRAKLK, translated from the coding sequence ATGAGCCTAATTGATCAGCTAAAAGAACAGATGAAAGACGCCATGCGTGCCAAACAAAAGGTACGCTTGGGGACTATTCGTATGGCACTAGCCGCCGTCAAACAAATTGAAGTGGATACCCGCGAATCTTTGAATGACGACCAAGCTATAGCGGTCTTAACCAAAATGGTTAAACAGCGTCGCGATTCTATTGCTCAATATGAAGCAGCAGGTCGTGACGAATTAGCGCAAAAAGAAGCAGAAGAGATTCAAGTACTTGAAGACTTCTTGCCTCAGCCTCTTACTGAAGAGGAAATTGTTGCGTTAGTTGATGCTAGCATCTTAGAGATGGGCGCATCCTCCATGGCGGACATGGGTAAAGTGATGGGATCATTAAAACCGAAAGTAATGGGTAGAGCAGATATGGCGGCAATTGGCGCTATGATCCGTGCAAAACTCAAGTAG
- the rpsU gene encoding 30S ribosomal protein S21: MPIIKVRENEPFDVALRRFKRSCEKAGILADVRAREFYEKPTTARKRAKAAAIKRLAKKLSRENARRVRLY, encoded by the coding sequence ATGCCAATTATTAAAGTACGTGAAAACGAACCATTCGACGTAGCTCTACGTCGTTTCAAGCGCTCTTGTGAAAAAGCTGGTATCTTAGCTGACGTTCGTGCTCGTGAGTTCTACGAGAAGCCAACTACTGCACGTAAACGTGCTAAAGCCGCTGCTATCAAGCGTCTTGCTAAGAAGCTTTCTCGCGAAAACGCACGTCGCGTACGTTTATACTAA
- the tsaD gene encoding tRNA (adenosine(37)-N6)-threonylcarbamoyltransferase complex transferase subunit TsaD has translation MRVLGIETSCDETGIAVYDDNKGLLSHTLYSQVKLHADYGGVVPELASRDHVRKIVPLIRQALADADMTIEDIDGIAYTKGPGLIGALLVGACVGRALAFSWDKPAIGVHHMEGHLLAPMLEDDAPEFPFLALLVSGGHSMLVGVEGIGRYEVLGESVDDAAGEAFDKTAKLLGLDYPGGPRLAKLAAKGVAKSYRFPRPMTDKPGLNFSFSGLKTFAANTIAAEPKDEQTRANIACAFEEAVVDTLAIKCKRALKQTGYQRLVIAGGVSANTRLRASLAEMMQNLGGRVYYPRGEFCTDNGAMIAYAGLQRLKAGQTDDLSVKGQPRWPLDTLEPID, from the coding sequence ATGCGGGTTTTAGGAATAGAGACATCTTGTGATGAAACAGGAATAGCAGTTTATGATGATAACAAAGGGCTTCTGTCACATACCCTTTATAGTCAGGTAAAATTGCATGCAGACTACGGCGGCGTAGTGCCTGAGTTGGCGTCTCGGGATCATGTTCGTAAAATAGTACCGTTAATTCGTCAAGCATTGGCTGATGCCGATATGACGATTGAAGATATCGATGGTATCGCTTATACCAAAGGCCCCGGACTTATTGGTGCGTTACTCGTTGGGGCATGTGTTGGTCGCGCGTTAGCTTTCTCCTGGGATAAACCTGCCATTGGGGTGCATCACATGGAGGGGCATTTATTAGCGCCAATGTTAGAAGATGACGCTCCAGAATTTCCCTTCCTTGCGTTGTTGGTTTCCGGTGGACACTCGATGTTGGTCGGTGTTGAAGGCATCGGTCGCTACGAAGTATTAGGTGAGTCAGTTGATGACGCCGCGGGTGAAGCATTCGACAAAACAGCTAAATTGTTAGGACTCGATTATCCCGGTGGGCCGAGATTGGCAAAATTGGCCGCTAAAGGTGTTGCAAAGAGCTATCGCTTTCCAAGACCAATGACTGATAAACCTGGGCTTAATTTTAGTTTTTCTGGTTTAAAAACCTTTGCAGCCAACACAATTGCAGCAGAACCTAAAGATGAGCAAACCCGCGCGAATATAGCTTGTGCCTTTGAAGAAGCGGTTGTCGACACGTTAGCGATAAAGTGTAAACGCGCATTAAAACAGACAGGTTATCAACGTTTAGTGATAGCGGGCGGTGTTAGCGCTAATACTCGCTTGCGCGCCTCGCTCGCTGAGATGATGCAGAACCTCGGTGGTAGAGTGTATTACCCTAGAGGTGAGTTTTGTACTGATAACGGCGCTATGATCGCATATGCGGGCTTACAGCGCTTAAAGGCGGGTCAAACTGACGACTTAAGCGTTAAAGGTCAACCAAGATGGCCTTTAGACACCTTAGAGCCTATCGATTGA
- the plsY gene encoding glycerol-3-phosphate 1-O-acyltransferase PlsY — MTTTVLTIMMIVGAYLAGSISSAVLVCKMRGLPDPRTAGSGNPGATNVLRIGGASSAILVLFFDMLKGAAPAYLAFRLGVDPIALGVIAIAACLGHIFPIFFGFKGGKGVATAFGAMAPIGHFLALFLMLTWAVIVLITRYSSFAAICTALLAPVYTWWLDDRFTIPVAMLSTLIVIRHKDNIKRLLKGEESKVSRKRRNKTS; from the coding sequence TTGACCACAACAGTGCTAACAATAATGATGATAGTGGGCGCCTATTTGGCAGGCTCAATATCGAGTGCTGTACTCGTGTGTAAAATGCGCGGTCTACCCGATCCCAGAACCGCAGGTTCAGGCAACCCCGGAGCCACCAATGTACTGCGAATTGGCGGCGCTAGTTCAGCCATACTGGTACTTTTCTTCGACATGCTCAAAGGCGCTGCCCCTGCTTATCTTGCCTTTAGATTAGGTGTCGATCCCATCGCGCTCGGAGTTATCGCTATTGCTGCCTGCCTAGGTCACATCTTTCCCATCTTTTTTGGATTTAAGGGCGGAAAAGGTGTTGCGACAGCATTTGGCGCTATGGCTCCCATTGGCCACTTTCTTGCACTTTTCTTGATGCTGACATGGGCGGTAATAGTGCTAATCACTCGCTACTCCTCTTTTGCGGCTATTTGCACAGCATTGCTCGCGCCAGTATACACCTGGTGGCTTGACGATAGATTTACCATCCCAGTGGCAATGCTATCGACACTGATCGTTATCCGTCATAAAGACAATATTAAGCGTTTACTTAAAGGTGAAGAGTCTAAAGTGTCACGCAAGCGCCGCAATAAAACTTCTTAA
- the folB gene encoding dihydroneopterin aldolase, producing the protein MDKVLIRELKIETVIGIYDWEKQIHQTLLLDLDMAWDNRLAAASDAYENALCYETVSNRLTALITEKPIELIETVAERVAHCVMSEFNVPWVKVKVMKPGALPTAVAVGVEIERGHA; encoded by the coding sequence GTGGATAAAGTACTGATTAGAGAGCTTAAAATAGAAACCGTCATTGGGATCTATGACTGGGAAAAGCAGATCCATCAAACCTTGTTACTGGATTTAGATATGGCTTGGGATAATCGCTTAGCCGCTGCGAGTGACGCTTATGAAAATGCGTTGTGCTACGAAACCGTGTCAAATCGACTCACGGCTTTGATCACGGAAAAGCCTATAGAGCTTATTGAGACGGTTGCTGAGCGTGTCGCACATTGCGTTATGTCCGAATTTAACGTGCCATGGGTAAAGGTGAAAGTAATGAAGCCAGGCGCGCTACCTACGGCTGTGGCTGTTGGTGTTGAAATTGAAAGAGGTCATGCATAG